The Legionella adelaidensis genome has a segment encoding these proteins:
- a CDS encoding fused MFS/spermidine synthase, giving the protein MLNFIFTILLVEGFITISVEILTIRQLIPFYGSSVVITSIIIGIFLLFLAIGYWRGGTFQKDFFKKLNQNFILSLLWIGIGLSYFFISFFFYGSVYFLKFPILLSLFLFLMLILSPIVYWLGQTVPLVTNLFSQSLRISSISGRALFLSTIGSFLGALLTSLVLFQWLGVAWTVLINCCLLFILIAYIQQKDGEVSFLRLMILVMCLLFIAFLNVVIEHGQFKKTNNYANYRILEQDDFSKILLINDSYSSLITPDKKIFPYAAFIRSLLFEQLKLQNKKILIIGAGGFTLSAAGTNNNDITYIDIDPAIKDIVEKDFLNEPVKGKFKGEDARSFLLKENSLYDVIVSDVYSNQNMIPPALVTREYFQSISTRLNNNGLAIFNIISNPLFTDEFSQVLFNTIHSVFRFCAVIPLKWDHALANIIFVCPKKRDNQSIYSDDLNRSTLDFFKLNQK; this is encoded by the coding sequence ATGCTAAATTTTATATTTACTATCCTGCTTGTTGAAGGTTTTATCACTATTTCGGTGGAAATTCTTACCATTCGCCAATTAATTCCTTTTTATGGGAGTAGTGTAGTCATTACCAGTATTATTATTGGCATATTTTTACTGTTTTTAGCTATAGGCTATTGGCGAGGTGGTACGTTTCAGAAAGACTTTTTTAAGAAATTAAACCAAAACTTTATTTTAAGTCTACTCTGGATAGGGATTGGCTTGAGTTATTTTTTCATCTCGTTCTTTTTTTATGGTTCTGTTTATTTTTTAAAATTTCCTATCCTGCTGAGTTTATTTCTATTTTTAATGCTAATACTTTCCCCTATTGTCTACTGGCTAGGACAAACAGTGCCGTTAGTTACCAATTTATTTAGCCAATCATTGCGCATTTCGAGTATCAGTGGACGAGCACTTTTTCTAAGCACCATAGGTTCATTTTTAGGTGCGCTACTGACTTCTTTAGTACTATTTCAATGGTTGGGGGTGGCTTGGACCGTTCTTATAAATTGCTGCTTATTATTTATTTTAATTGCATATATTCAACAAAAAGATGGTGAAGTTTCCTTCTTGCGATTGATGATTTTGGTTATGTGCTTATTGTTTATTGCTTTTCTAAATGTAGTCATAGAGCATGGACAATTTAAAAAAACAAATAATTACGCCAATTACCGCATATTGGAGCAAGATGATTTTAGTAAAATATTGCTAATAAATGATTCCTACAGCTCTTTGATTACTCCTGATAAAAAAATATTCCCCTATGCTGCTTTTATTCGTTCGCTTTTATTTGAACAACTTAAATTACAGAATAAAAAAATTTTAATTATTGGGGCTGGCGGATTTACTCTATCTGCAGCCGGTACAAATAACAATGATATTACTTACATTGATATAGACCCTGCCATAAAAGACATTGTAGAAAAAGATTTTTTAAATGAACCTGTTAAGGGAAAATTTAAAGGAGAAGATGCGCGTAGTTTTTTATTAAAAGAGAATAGTTTGTATGATGTAATTGTTTCTGATGTGTATAGCAATCAAAATATGATTCCGCCGGCATTAGTCACTCGGGAATATTTTCAATCAATATCTACCCGTTTAAATAACAATGGTTTAGCTATTTTTAATATTATTTCTAATCCTTTATTTACGGACGAATTTTCTCAAGTACTTTTTAATACCATTCACAGTGTATTTCGTTTTTGTGCTGTTATACCCTTAAAATGGGATCATGCGTTGGCAAATATTATTTTTGTTTGTCCTAAAAAAAGAGATAATCAGTCAATTTATAGCGATGATTTAAATCGTTCCACTTTAGATTTTTTTAAACTGAATCAGAAATGA
- a CDS encoding M4 family metallopeptidase, with protein sequence MKRMISLVAFGAVINANAATQQLLWGETTKEGLASFTGFSNPQNALITNQSQPDYQLKRLKPSGSPHTRYQQMYKMIPIWGHEIIVHSNKNKSLVTGMMIKEIEQDIPILNAQFTAAAIEEKLSKKITDRIKFKKTEKIIFLDPKKKAHLAYHVVFYTNGTGFHIHSPNYIVDAQSGAILKEWDNMHSENIGQGMGGNSFPLPYRSGVFQHGNAFPGFPSLGKFDVQVVNGFCLVENETFRTINLKNTHLGYDAFPVTTLDEREKKLDVFSYPCDALSQYINFSDGLSGPINYSYSPINDTMYFAQKTIEMYQAVYHQEKPLGDDLPLRAYTHLGGMDNAFSIPTIYVGNHIYSHQQIVIGNGDQFLTAPAQTVVGHELSHNFTELNSRLIYDGQSGGINEAFSDMAAIALQDYLRQEYPWYWDGEDWSLGREAVIGGSPLRFMDEPSKDGHSISHADDYHDELNVHFSSGVFNKAFYLLAHKPDWSIQKAFQVMVDANKNYWAPLAYYDFAACGVIQATYDREWDAEAVIAAFDEVGVHCPIHHFPT encoded by the coding sequence ATGAAAAGGATGATTTCATTGGTGGCTTTTGGCGCTGTAATTAATGCGAATGCAGCAACTCAACAACTTTTATGGGGAGAAACCACAAAAGAAGGTTTAGCAAGTTTTACCGGATTTTCCAACCCGCAAAATGCTTTAATTACCAATCAATCACAACCCGACTATCAATTGAAACGTTTAAAACCCTCCGGTTCACCACACACTCGCTATCAGCAAATGTACAAAATGATACCCATATGGGGCCATGAAATAATTGTGCATTCTAATAAAAACAAATCATTAGTTACTGGCATGATGATTAAAGAAATAGAGCAAGATATACCAATACTTAATGCGCAATTTACCGCCGCGGCAATTGAAGAAAAACTTAGTAAAAAAATTACCGACCGCATAAAATTTAAAAAAACAGAAAAAATTATCTTTCTGGATCCTAAAAAGAAAGCACACTTGGCCTATCATGTTGTTTTTTACACAAATGGAACAGGCTTTCATATACATTCACCTAACTATATCGTCGATGCCCAATCGGGAGCCATTTTAAAAGAGTGGGACAATATGCATAGCGAGAATATAGGGCAAGGTATGGGGGGAAACTCTTTTCCTTTACCATACCGCTCTGGAGTCTTTCAACATGGCAATGCTTTTCCGGGGTTTCCATCCTTGGGAAAATTTGATGTACAAGTTGTTAACGGGTTTTGCCTGGTGGAAAATGAGACGTTTCGCACAATTAATTTAAAAAACACCCACCTGGGATATGATGCTTTCCCTGTCACCACTTTAGACGAGAGAGAAAAAAAACTCGATGTTTTTTCTTACCCTTGTGATGCCCTGAGCCAATATATTAATTTTAGCGATGGGTTGTCAGGCCCTATTAACTATTCCTATTCGCCAATTAATGACACCATGTATTTTGCGCAAAAAACCATAGAAATGTATCAAGCGGTTTACCACCAAGAAAAACCTTTGGGAGATGACTTGCCTTTGCGGGCATATACGCATTTGGGCGGGATGGATAATGCGTTCTCCATTCCGACAATATATGTCGGCAACCATATTTACTCGCACCAGCAAATTGTTATTGGTAATGGCGATCAATTTTTAACAGCACCTGCGCAAACGGTGGTCGGCCATGAGCTCTCTCATAATTTTACCGAGTTGAATTCTCGACTGATCTACGATGGTCAATCTGGCGGTATCAATGAAGCTTTTTCAGACATGGCGGCTATCGCATTGCAAGATTATCTTCGCCAAGAATATCCTTGGTATTGGGATGGGGAAGATTGGAGCCTTGGCAGGGAAGCCGTAATCGGAGGTTCTCCATTGCGATTTATGGATGAGCCTAGTAAAGATGGACACTCTATAAGCCATGCTGATGATTATCATGATGAGCTGAACGTACATTTTAGTAGCGGGGTATTTAATAAAGCTTTTTATTTATTAGCCCATAAACCCGACTGGTCTATTCAAAAAGCGTTTCAAGTCATGGTAGACGCAAACAAAAACTATTGGGCTCCTTTAGCCTACTATGACTTTGCGGCATGCGGGGTTATTCAAGCCACCTACGATAGAGAGTGGGATGCCGAAGCGGTTATAGCGGCATTTGATGAAGTGGGGGTGCACTGTCCTATTCATCATTTTCCGACATAG
- a CDS encoding MFS transporter, whose translation MKRSALLIVLSMVFLEWLDFTLYLYLAKSIFAKEFFPNSAYSLTLTFALFAAAYLARPLGGWLFGSEADKNGRRKPLVFSSALMGLATIGISLLPGYNVLGIYSTWILLFLRLIQGLALGGEINTSGMFMVEHHTQKPLWAGSLVAVSGALGMFLGGTIAALLQSSSISILWRLVFALVGIISLYVCRLRKKLKESPEFLQAQSHKSTIPWTKYWPGLINIAITGAFVSVSVYICNIFWVSFAIDQKLWSSVQCSWAGSLAQCGSAILALFFAFFTSPTKCKKLFQGGMIIISLAAPALFYFTAIQSTIGVIFSLGGYVLCNSLICSSLFYFLYLQLPAQYRCRGVSTIYALSATLGAILLPICQQIASTKSFFWLPAGFVSLVAIISWVVVQINKQQPEKFEHSALAQFN comes from the coding sequence TTGAAACGTTCAGCTTTATTAATTGTCCTCTCTATGGTCTTCCTGGAGTGGTTAGATTTCACTCTCTATTTGTACTTAGCCAAATCTATTTTCGCTAAAGAATTCTTTCCCAACTCAGCGTATAGTCTCACTTTAACTTTTGCTCTATTTGCCGCCGCTTATTTAGCGCGACCTCTGGGAGGTTGGCTGTTTGGTAGCGAAGCTGACAAAAATGGCCGGCGTAAACCTTTGGTGTTTTCCTCGGCGCTAATGGGCTTGGCAACTATCGGGATTAGTTTATTACCAGGCTATAACGTTCTTGGAATTTACAGCACATGGATTTTACTCTTTTTACGGCTAATACAAGGACTTGCTTTAGGAGGCGAAATTAATACTTCGGGCATGTTTATGGTCGAACATCATACCCAAAAACCTTTGTGGGCTGGAAGTTTGGTAGCTGTAAGCGGCGCTTTGGGAATGTTCCTGGGCGGTACCATAGCGGCCTTATTACAATCTTCTTCTATATCTATTCTTTGGCGCTTGGTTTTTGCACTGGTTGGAATTATTTCTTTATACGTTTGTCGTTTGCGTAAAAAATTGAAAGAATCCCCCGAATTTTTACAAGCACAGTCTCACAAATCCACAATTCCCTGGACTAAATATTGGCCTGGTTTAATCAATATTGCTATCACCGGCGCTTTCGTTAGTGTTTCTGTTTATATTTGTAATATATTTTGGGTATCTTTTGCTATTGATCAAAAACTATGGAGCAGCGTGCAATGCTCTTGGGCCGGCTCACTGGCTCAATGTGGTTCAGCCATTTTAGCCTTGTTTTTTGCATTTTTTACTTCCCCCACAAAATGCAAAAAACTATTCCAAGGAGGAATGATCATTATTTCTCTTGCGGCCCCTGCTTTATTCTATTTCACTGCCATACAATCAACAATTGGAGTCATTTTTTCGTTGGGAGGCTATGTACTTTGCAATAGTTTAATTTGCTCTTCCTTGTTCTACTTCCTGTACTTACAATTACCTGCTCAATACCGCTGTCGAGGCGTTTCTACTATTTATGCTTTATCTGCTACTTTGGGCGCAATCCTATTACCCATATGCCAACAAATAGCCTCTACCAAATCATTTTTTTGGCTACCTGCTGGTTTTGTTTCGTTGGTTGCTATAATCTCCTGGGTGGTAGTGCAAATCAATAAACAGCAACCCGAGAAGTTTGAACATTCCGCGCTCGCGCAATTTAATTAA
- the asd gene encoding archaetidylserine decarboxylase (Phosphatidylserine decarboxylase is synthesized as a single chain precursor. Generation of the pyruvoyl active site from a Ser is coupled to cleavage of a Gly-Ser bond between the larger (beta) and smaller (alpha chains). It is an integral membrane protein.), translated as MVLDYLKTFPQFILPKHGLTSLAGVLANVKNPAVKNHLIKNFIKKYKVNMHEALQEDPTQYACFNDFFIRRLKPEARPIAKADIISPVDGFVSEIGRIDTGRVLQAKKKFYSVKQLLAFDPKSQLFEHGLFATLYLSPKDYHRVHMPVDATVEKMIYVPGKLFSVQPTTARVIPHLFARNERLVVFFDTQAGPMVMVLVGATIVGGIGTSWHGDLVRGPHIAHFEYAEPIHLEKGDEMGYFKLGSTVILLFADGENIKWAPHFKAGDPIHFGEKLGNKVKN; from the coding sequence ATGGTTTTGGATTATCTTAAAACATTCCCACAATTTATTCTGCCTAAGCATGGGTTAACTTCGTTAGCCGGAGTACTAGCTAATGTAAAAAACCCGGCGGTCAAGAATCATTTAATTAAAAATTTTATAAAAAAATACAAGGTCAACATGCACGAAGCCTTGCAAGAAGATCCGACACAATATGCATGCTTTAATGATTTTTTTATACGCCGTCTTAAACCAGAAGCAAGACCCATTGCAAAAGCAGACATTATTTCTCCCGTTGATGGTTTTGTAAGCGAAATTGGAAGAATTGATACGGGACGTGTCCTACAAGCCAAGAAAAAATTTTATTCCGTAAAACAACTTTTGGCTTTTGATCCGAAAAGCCAATTATTCGAACATGGTTTATTTGCCACCCTCTACTTATCACCAAAAGACTACCATCGTGTCCACATGCCTGTAGACGCAACCGTAGAGAAAATGATTTACGTACCAGGTAAGCTTTTTTCCGTACAACCAACCACTGCACGGGTTATTCCTCATTTATTCGCACGTAACGAGCGTCTGGTCGTTTTTTTTGATACGCAAGCAGGTCCTATGGTTATGGTATTAGTAGGCGCCACGATTGTAGGTGGTATTGGTACAAGCTGGCATGGAGACCTGGTGCGCGGCCCTCACATAGCGCATTTTGAGTATGCGGAGCCTATTCATTTGGAAAAAGGCGATGAAATGGGATATTTCAAATTGGGATCTACCGTAATATTACTCTTTGCCGATGGGGAAAACATAAAATGGGCCCCCCATTTTAAAGCCGGTGACCCTATTCATTTTGGAGAAAAGTTAGGAAATAAAGTTAAAAACTAA
- a CDS encoding glycerophosphodiester phosphodiesterase, translated as MKTEIKNPDQKFLKKIEKMIDKVIAYIPRKVPTVQVIKEARIIAHRGAHDKRFGIEENTYAAFKRALDLGCWGIELDIHACADKVLVVNHDPDLKRIWKKNLSIRDSHFQTLRTHCPNLPTLEEIVQNFGKKIHLFIELKSPFSAFESLKKVLSSLKPCEDYHLITLDNHILPYLNDFPKESLLLVPVHDNVSEYTKISIEKGYGGVLGHYLLLRDKHVQALSAAHQIAGVGFVDSKNNLLRELNRGIKYLFSNNVEEVTDYVKKFKQ; from the coding sequence ATGAAAACTGAAATTAAAAACCCCGATCAGAAATTTTTAAAAAAAATTGAAAAAATGATTGATAAGGTAATCGCTTATATTCCTCGTAAAGTACCGACTGTGCAAGTAATCAAAGAGGCGCGAATAATTGCTCATCGAGGAGCGCACGATAAACGTTTTGGCATTGAAGAAAATACGTATGCGGCATTTAAACGGGCGCTCGATTTGGGCTGCTGGGGAATTGAGTTAGATATTCATGCTTGCGCGGACAAGGTGTTGGTTGTAAATCATGATCCCGATTTAAAAAGAATTTGGAAAAAAAATTTAAGCATCCGCGATAGTCATTTTCAAACCCTACGCACGCATTGCCCTAATTTACCCACTCTGGAAGAAATTGTTCAGAATTTTGGTAAAAAAATACATTTATTCATTGAGTTAAAATCCCCTTTTTCAGCGTTTGAATCCCTTAAAAAAGTGTTGAGCTCCTTAAAACCTTGTGAGGATTATCATTTAATTACTTTAGACAATCATATTCTTCCTTACTTGAATGACTTCCCTAAAGAAAGTCTTTTATTAGTACCAGTGCATGACAACGTCAGCGAATATACGAAGATTTCTATTGAGAAAGGTTATGGTGGGGTGCTTGGGCATTACTTGCTTCTAAGAGATAAGCACGTGCAAGCATTAAGCGCAGCACATCAAATTGCAGGAGTAGGATTTGTTGATTCAAAGAATAACTTATTGCGAGAGTTAAATCGCGGGATAAAGTATTTATTTAGTAATAATGTTGAAGAGGTTACGGACTATGTTAAAAAATTTAAACAATAG
- a CDS encoding DUF2845 domain-containing protein codes for MRTLYFLLFSFCLPSIAFSEYGFDKLRCQGKLIERGMSLYEVKKLCGEPLFEKEDKNDYRTFVYMTYKNGPSSHYYLLFRNDSLEASRAEMNQHGEYIWQNPNTIRNR; via the coding sequence ATGCGTACTCTATATTTTTTATTGTTTTCTTTCTGCCTTCCTTCAATTGCTTTTTCTGAATATGGGTTTGACAAACTTAGGTGCCAAGGCAAGCTTATAGAAAGAGGTATGAGCCTTTATGAAGTAAAAAAATTGTGTGGAGAGCCTCTTTTCGAAAAAGAAGATAAAAATGATTATAGAACCTTTGTTTATATGACGTACAAAAATGGACCTTCTTCTCATTATTATCTTCTGTTTAGGAATGATTCATTAGAGGCTTCTAGAGCTGAAATGAATCAACATGGTGAATATATATGGCAAAATCCTAATACTATTAGAAATAGATAA
- a CDS encoding type II toxin-antitoxin system VapC family toxin produces MKYLLDTCVLLWALTGDEKRLKEFISPIQDIQNSIFVSIVSYWEIVVKKTLNKITIPDNFIELVEKSGFSWLQLELHHIQKLEKLPLHHNDPFDRLLVAQAMANNFQLLTPDKHILEYFKSN; encoded by the coding sequence ATGAAATATCTTTTAGATACTTGCGTTTTACTATGGGCACTAACGGGTGATGAAAAACGGCTAAAGGAATTTATTTCTCCTATTCAAGATATTCAGAATTCGATATTTGTTAGCATAGTCAGCTATTGGGAAATTGTTGTAAAAAAAACATTAAATAAAATAACAATACCTGATAATTTTATTGAATTAGTTGAAAAATCGGGCTTTAGTTGGCTGCAGTTAGAATTACACCACATACAAAAACTAGAGAAGCTCCCTCTTCATCATAATGATCCATTTGATCGTTTGCTGGTAGCACAGGCTATGGCTAATAATTTTCAATTACTAACCCCAGATAAACACATCCTGGAGTATTTTAAAAGTAATTAA
- a CDS encoding type II toxin-antitoxin system Phd/YefM family antitoxin: MQFINIYDAKTHLSQYLEKIASDEEEIIICKHGKPIAKLVKYETPKKRQLGLGKGQITIAEDFESLPDEFMDYFS; the protein is encoded by the coding sequence ATGCAATTTATAAATATATATGATGCTAAAACCCACCTTTCTCAATACTTGGAAAAAATAGCTTCAGATGAGGAAGAGATTATCATTTGCAAACATGGCAAACCCATCGCAAAACTTGTCAAATATGAAACTCCCAAAAAGAGACAATTAGGATTAGGAAAAGGTCAGATCACTATAGCGGAAGATTTTGAAAGTTTGCCTGATGAGTTTATGGACTATTTTTCATGA
- a CDS encoding 6,7-dimethyl-8-ribityllumazine synthase, which produces METVDVGTYEIPAVIQHFHSSNPFDAYLLLSLLLKSKTDHYAFIWEHVKECFIKFTLEGVLFGNGIISAPSMDILRERVQNAERVQEAINAVDY; this is translated from the coding sequence GTGGAAACCGTTGACGTGGGGACTTATGAAATTCCTGCGGTTATTCAGCATTTCCATTCCTCTAACCCTTTTGATGCTTACTTACTATTGAGCTTGTTATTAAAAAGTAAAACAGACCATTATGCGTTTATATGGGAGCATGTTAAAGAATGCTTTATTAAATTTACTTTAGAGGGTGTGCTTTTTGGAAATGGGATTATTTCTGCTCCTAGTATGGATATTTTGCGAGAACGGGTTCAGAATGCGGAGAGAGTGCAAGAGGCAATTAATGCGGTTGATTATTAA
- the fumC gene encoding class II fumarate hydratase, producing the protein MSTRIETDSMGEIPVDANKYWGAQTERSLHHFNIGSDIMPKEVTHAFGILKKAAALTNLELGKLPEDKAKLIIQAAEEVSAGKLDDHFPLHVWQTGSGTQSNMNANEVISNRAIEIAGGEKGSKTPIHPNDHVNMSQSSNDTFPTAMHIAAALAFTEKLLPAVKMLRDGLAAKMNDFKDIVKIGRTHLQDAVPLTLGQEFSGYVAQLDACIDRIEKVLPELYELALGGTAVGTGLNTHPQFAEKAAAHIAKITKLPFVSAPNKFAALASHEPLVMAHSVLKTLACALMKIANDMRWLGSGPRCGLGELHLPENEPGSSIMPGKVNPTQSEAMTMVCAQVIGNDATVAIADSQGNFELNVFKPVIIFNVLHSLNILADTCRSFQEFCVEGLEVNKAKIDSYVKNSLMLVTALNQHIGYDKAAKIAKTAFKENSSLQEAAVKLGYLTAEQFDEYVKPEKMIYPG; encoded by the coding sequence ATGAGTACACGAATTGAAACGGATAGCATGGGAGAAATTCCTGTTGATGCTAATAAATATTGGGGAGCACAAACAGAGCGTTCATTACATCACTTTAATATTGGTAGTGACATTATGCCTAAAGAAGTCACCCACGCTTTTGGGATTTTAAAGAAAGCAGCGGCTCTTACTAATTTAGAACTTGGGAAATTACCTGAAGATAAAGCGAAACTTATTATACAGGCAGCAGAAGAAGTAAGTGCAGGTAAATTGGACGACCATTTCCCACTGCATGTATGGCAAACCGGTAGTGGTACACAATCCAATATGAATGCCAATGAAGTTATCTCTAATCGGGCAATCGAGATTGCAGGAGGCGAAAAAGGTAGTAAGACACCAATTCACCCTAATGATCATGTCAATATGTCCCAATCCTCTAATGATACTTTTCCTACAGCTATGCATATTGCGGCAGCGCTCGCTTTTACCGAAAAATTATTGCCAGCGGTAAAAATGTTACGAGACGGTTTGGCCGCTAAAATGAATGATTTTAAAGATATTGTTAAAATTGGTCGCACCCATCTCCAAGACGCAGTCCCGCTTACTTTGGGGCAGGAATTTTCTGGTTATGTAGCGCAATTAGACGCTTGTATTGACCGTATTGAAAAGGTATTGCCGGAGTTATATGAATTAGCTCTAGGCGGCACAGCTGTAGGGACAGGGCTTAATACCCATCCCCAATTTGCCGAAAAAGCAGCCGCGCATATTGCAAAAATTACCAAATTGCCTTTTGTCTCCGCCCCTAACAAGTTTGCGGCCTTGGCCTCACACGAGCCTTTGGTGATGGCCCATAGCGTTTTAAAAACTTTGGCTTGTGCACTCATGAAAATTGCAAATGATATGCGCTGGTTAGGTTCAGGCCCTCGCTGTGGTTTGGGGGAATTACACTTACCAGAAAATGAGCCCGGTTCTTCTATCATGCCAGGTAAAGTAAACCCCACGCAATCAGAAGCAATGACGATGGTATGTGCTCAAGTTATTGGTAATGACGCAACAGTGGCAATTGCCGACAGCCAAGGTAATTTTGAATTAAATGTGTTTAAACCGGTTATTATTTTTAATGTCCTGCATTCACTTAATATATTGGCGGACACTTGTCGCTCTTTTCAAGAATTCTGTGTGGAAGGTCTTGAGGTGAATAAAGCAAAAATCGATTCCTATGTGAAGAATTCGTTAATGTTAGTAACGGCGTTAAACCAGCATATTGGCTATGATAAAGCGGCAAAAATTGCCAAAACGGCTTTCAAAGAGAATAGTTCTTTGCAGGAGGCCGCAGTAAAGCTAGGCTATTTAACAGCCGAACAATTTGATGAATATGTTAAACCGGAGAAGATGATTTATCCGGGATAG
- a CDS encoding 16S rRNA (uracil(1498)-N(3))-methyltransferase: MRNIRIYQPGAYVPGDLVQLSPAAHQHVGVVLRMKPGDPLTLFAGNNQEFYGLISPTSTRKQTHVEIQTAKEVNRESPRIIHLGQAISKGERMEIVIQKAVELGVSSITPIVSKHCAIKFDEERKVKKHVQWQNIAISACEQSGRNSIPTIHPICSFSSYLQKTTAALRLTLNPYSKKSWRDCAFTGDIELLIGPEGGLAEEEILQAEEYNFQSISLGPRILRTETAAIAILSVLQAMSGDL, from the coding sequence GTGCGTAATATTCGAATTTATCAACCTGGAGCGTATGTCCCGGGCGATTTAGTACAACTTTCACCCGCAGCCCATCAACATGTAGGGGTAGTGCTAAGAATGAAGCCCGGGGACCCTCTTACTTTGTTTGCTGGCAACAATCAGGAGTTTTATGGGCTCATATCTCCTACCAGTACAAGAAAACAAACTCACGTAGAAATTCAGACAGCAAAAGAAGTGAATCGTGAATCGCCTCGAATCATTCACTTAGGCCAAGCAATTTCTAAAGGGGAGCGTATGGAAATCGTCATACAAAAAGCGGTGGAGCTAGGCGTGTCTAGCATTACCCCTATTGTAAGCAAGCACTGTGCAATTAAATTTGACGAAGAACGGAAAGTAAAAAAGCACGTGCAATGGCAAAATATTGCTATTTCCGCTTGTGAGCAATCGGGAAGAAATAGCATTCCGACGATACATCCTATTTGCTCTTTTTCCAGCTACCTACAAAAGACTACTGCTGCTTTGCGACTTACTCTTAATCCTTACAGTAAAAAATCCTGGCGGGATTGTGCGTTTACTGGAGACATTGAATTATTAATTGGACCTGAAGGGGGGCTGGCAGAAGAAGAAATTTTGCAGGCAGAAGAATATAATTTTCAATCTATTAGCTTAGGCCCACGGATATTACGAACCGAAACAGCCGCGATTGCTATACTAAGTGTATTGCAAGCAATGAGTGGTGATTTATAA
- the trxA gene encoding thioredoxin, producing the protein MSANVKIITDANFEEEVLNSGKPVLIDFWAEWCGPCRAFAPVFEEVAGNTDKITFGKMNVDENPEAPSKYGVRGIPTMILFKNGQVEAVKMGALSKSQLSAFVDSNV; encoded by the coding sequence ATGAGTGCGAATGTAAAAATAATTACCGATGCCAACTTCGAAGAAGAAGTTTTAAATTCCGGAAAGCCAGTTCTAATAGACTTTTGGGCTGAATGGTGTGGTCCATGCCGCGCTTTTGCACCTGTTTTTGAAGAAGTCGCCGGAAATACTGACAAAATTACTTTTGGAAAGATGAACGTAGACGAAAACCCTGAAGCCCCCTCTAAGTATGGGGTTCGTGGTATTCCAACTATGATTCTTTTTAAAAACGGACAAGTAGAAGCAGTTAAAATGGGAGCGCTGTCAAAGTCACAGTTGAGTGCTTTCGTAGACAGTAATGTTTAA